From Aquabacter sp. L1I39, the proteins below share one genomic window:
- a CDS encoding tetratricopeptide repeat protein, producing the protein MPFAFMSAWILELTVEAVTMINKLYFTCILAAFLQFGVLPAQGADNGAAQAATATHSCDLLAAHPDDGSRPPGVLGVPFNKVDAPAAIAACRAALNEAPGDPRLTFQLGRALQISATDLHEAATLYAAAAEAGHVVAMRNLGSLYRYGSLYRDGTSIDRDYGKARSWYEKAAASDDVGSLRALGDLYLEGLGVPKDCVKAMTFFERAVMLGDHVVARDLPTLLSYCQKGVPRDFAGAKAWYQWRASEGDAEGMRKLGLLYSRGEGTPQDFAAALEWYEKAAALGDVLAMRWAGTYHSLGKGTPEDDAVALSRWTKAAAAGDAEAMRSIGWMHHYGDGGPIDDGAALEWWTKAAEAGSRNAMLHVAWAYQSGIGTAKDDAKANAWYRKAADARSVAGMKRLDERLRRAGETAEADEWRRKAAEAGDGEAAVKVAASLDAQGNRAAATVLLQKAAPNDRQAQANLAYWDVNAAKAATTAQEAEDFFEIAVVYNDERALIAYGTALAEGKLLPRNPERAVEMLLRTRPLAGEDGRLMLLGQLYDNGKGVAAARDAALAAYHFYADPGFVTFLRNETAHAFANDVTQRSCYYDGSWRNLATSDLPALRAAAQSGQPSAMICLGHLLSDHWGSFLSDELEAAAWYARLYEEFGDVNAAFALAELYRKLKDRAWPFPIGWMEPVARNIANTLGYWRSLDPADHVKASDWFARAAKAGRPDALLAMADLAGTAEERFAWRLRWAEAKTAATVPSWRNETPYIWQPIAIAYLRGVGTAADPVLAARTLMKEVDPDRYSHANNFLITIGPVKDGKAQILATPFEFHRDPFNVGDTVPAAFVEEVVRILKERYGDAAAKISAEKGLSNRRVAGLLGMSYDVLP; encoded by the coding sequence GTGCCTTTTGCTTTCATGAGTGCATGGATACTTGAACTGACGGTCGAGGCTGTGACGATGATCAACAAATTGTACTTCACCTGCATCTTGGCGGCTTTCCTGCAGTTTGGAGTTCTTCCGGCTCAAGGGGCCGACAATGGCGCGGCGCAGGCGGCCACCGCGACCCATTCCTGCGACCTGCTCGCGGCGCATCCCGATGACGGTTCGCGTCCGCCGGGTGTGCTGGGCGTCCCTTTCAACAAGGTCGATGCCCCCGCCGCAATCGCCGCATGCCGCGCGGCGTTGAACGAAGCACCGGGTGATCCTCGCCTCACCTTCCAGCTCGGCCGCGCGCTGCAGATCTCTGCAACGGACCTGCACGAAGCGGCCACGCTCTATGCCGCCGCTGCGGAGGCGGGCCACGTCGTGGCCATGCGCAACCTCGGCAGCCTCTATCGGTACGGCAGCCTCTATCGGGATGGCACGAGCATCGACCGGGACTATGGCAAGGCCCGCTCGTGGTACGAAAAGGCTGCGGCATCGGACGACGTGGGGTCCCTTCGCGCTCTCGGAGACCTCTATCTCGAGGGACTTGGAGTCCCCAAGGATTGCGTGAAGGCCATGACCTTCTTCGAGCGGGCGGTGATGCTCGGCGATCATGTCGTGGCGAGAGATCTGCCGACCCTCTTGTCCTACTGTCAGAAGGGTGTGCCGCGCGATTTTGCCGGTGCGAAGGCCTGGTACCAATGGCGCGCGTCCGAGGGCGATGCCGAGGGCATGCGAAAGCTCGGCCTGCTCTATAGCCGGGGCGAAGGAACCCCCCAGGACTTCGCCGCGGCTCTCGAGTGGTACGAGAAGGCCGCAGCGCTGGGTGATGTCCTCGCCATGAGATGGGCCGGCACTTATCACTCGCTCGGCAAGGGCACCCCTGAGGACGACGCGGTCGCGCTTTCACGGTGGACCAAGGCCGCAGCCGCCGGAGACGCCGAAGCGATGCGCAGCATCGGCTGGATGCATCATTACGGCGATGGCGGGCCGATCGACGATGGGGCGGCCCTCGAATGGTGGACAAAGGCCGCCGAAGCCGGATCGCGGAATGCCATGCTGCACGTGGCCTGGGCCTATCAATCCGGCATCGGCACGGCGAAAGACGATGCGAAGGCCAATGCATGGTATCGCAAGGCCGCAGATGCGAGGTCTGTCGCCGGCATGAAGCGTCTCGACGAGCGGCTGAGACGCGCCGGTGAGACCGCCGAGGCCGACGAGTGGAGGCGCAAGGCCGCGGAGGCGGGAGATGGAGAAGCCGCCGTCAAGGTTGCCGCTTCGCTCGACGCGCAGGGCAATCGGGCTGCCGCAACCGTACTGCTGCAGAAGGCGGCCCCCAATGACCGGCAGGCGCAGGCGAATTTGGCCTATTGGGATGTCAATGCCGCTAAGGCCGCGACGACAGCCCAAGAAGCGGAGGACTTTTTCGAGATCGCCGTCGTCTATAATGATGAAAGGGCGCTCATTGCCTATGGGACCGCGTTGGCAGAGGGCAAGCTTCTGCCGCGCAATCCCGAGCGTGCCGTCGAGATGCTGCTGCGGACGAGGCCGCTTGCGGGCGAAGACGGCCGCCTCATGCTGCTGGGACAGCTGTACGACAATGGCAAGGGCGTTGCCGCAGCGCGCGATGCGGCGTTGGCCGCCTATCATTTCTACGCGGATCCGGGCTTCGTCACCTTTCTGCGCAACGAGACGGCCCACGCCTTCGCCAATGACGTGACGCAGCGCTCCTGCTATTATGACGGCTCCTGGCGCAACTTGGCGACCAGCGATCTTCCCGCCCTCCGTGCTGCTGCGCAGAGCGGGCAACCCTCGGCGATGATCTGCCTTGGGCATCTGCTTTCAGATCACTGGGGAAGCTTTCTCTCCGACGAGCTTGAGGCGGCCGCGTGGTACGCACGGCTTTATGAAGAGTTTGGCGACGTCAACGCCGCTTTTGCGCTGGCTGAACTCTACCGAAAGCTCAAGGACCGCGCTTGGCCTTTCCCCATCGGCTGGATGGAGCCTGTCGCACGCAACATCGCAAACACGCTCGGCTATTGGCGGAGCCTCGACCCCGCCGATCATGTGAAGGCTTCGGATTGGTTCGCGCGGGCGGCCAAGGCGGGACGTCCCGACGCCCTGCTGGCCATGGCCGATCTGGCAGGAACGGCCGAGGAGCGCTTCGCATGGCGATTGCGGTGGGCCGAAGCGAAAACGGCCGCCACGGTCCCGTCCTGGCGGAATGAGACTCCCTACATCTGGCAGCCCATCGCCATAGCCTATTTGCGCGGGGTGGGGACTGCCGCCGATCCCGTCCTCGCCGCGCGCACTCTGATGAAGGAAGTGGACCCCGATAGATATTCTCACGCGAACAATTTCCTCATCACCATCGGACCGGTGAAGGACGGCAAGGCGCAGATCCTTGCGACCCCGTTCGAGTTCCACCGCGATCCGTTCAACGTGGGCGACACGGTGCCCGCCGCCTTCGTGGAGGAGGTGGTGCGCATCCTGAAGGAGCGTTATGGCGACGCCGCCGCCAAGATCAGCGCCGAAAAGGGCCTGAGCAACCGGCGCGTCGCGGGGCTCCTCGGCATGTCCTACGACGTGCTCCCGTGA
- a CDS encoding LysR family transcriptional regulator: MRARQLEVFCMLMRCGTVTRAAAMLNISQPALSQILLHAEDQLGFKLFDRVRGRLVPTQQAEELYPQAEHIFSQLGAMRRRTADMRHGRTGLVQLAASAPPSMSIVSRALIHFREAHPDIVVRSLIAPMLNIVEMLRNGTVSLGMVMNNLPYHDLNVETVGHAELVCVLPEGHRLAQKEVIGFSDIRDETLISYRADTLPARLLAGAAEAEDAAYAPAIEIDLSITALPFVRDGLGIAIVDGLLPWEQFPGIVKRRFAPQTLVPIAILTSKDRPLSPSHELMRDYLRSACLDLDLSSGIAG, translated from the coding sequence ATGCGCGCACGGCAACTTGAAGTCTTCTGCATGCTCATGCGCTGCGGCACCGTCACGCGGGCGGCCGCCATGCTCAATATCTCACAGCCCGCCCTCAGCCAGATCCTCCTCCATGCCGAGGACCAGCTCGGTTTCAAGCTGTTCGACCGCGTGCGGGGACGATTGGTCCCGACCCAGCAGGCCGAGGAGCTCTATCCCCAGGCGGAGCACATCTTCTCCCAGCTCGGAGCCATGCGCCGGCGCACCGCGGACATGAGGCACGGACGCACAGGCCTCGTGCAGCTCGCAGCGTCCGCACCCCCCTCCATGTCCATTGTCTCAAGGGCGCTCATTCACTTCCGCGAAGCACATCCCGACATCGTCGTGCGGTCCCTCATCGCGCCGATGTTGAACATCGTAGAGATGCTGCGCAACGGCACGGTCTCCCTCGGCATGGTCATGAACAACCTGCCGTATCACGACCTGAACGTGGAGACGGTCGGCCATGCCGAGCTGGTCTGCGTCCTGCCGGAGGGGCATCGGCTGGCGCAGAAGGAGGTGATTGGCTTTTCCGACATTCGCGACGAAACGCTCATCTCCTATCGCGCCGACACCTTGCCCGCGCGGCTGCTTGCAGGGGCCGCCGAGGCGGAGGATGCCGCCTATGCGCCGGCGATCGAGATCGACCTTTCCATCACCGCCTTGCCCTTCGTGCGCGACGGGCTGGGGATTGCCATCGTCGATGGCCTGCTGCCCTGGGAGCAGTTTCCGGGGATTGTGAAACGACGCTTCGCGCCGCAGACGCTGGTTCCCATCGCCATTCTCACCAGCAAGGACCGGCCCTTGTCCCCCAGTCATGAGCTGATGCGGGACTATCTGCGCTCGGCCTGCCTGGACCTCGACCTGTCCTCCGGCATCGCCGGGTGA
- a CDS encoding CRISPR-associated endonuclease Cas3'', producing the protein MNQWETLPDHSHRVGEQAAAFAAHLGWAEVLRLAGRLHDIGKLSPEFQAYITGDRTSGGDHSSAGARIALDSYGPNFGMVLAAIIAAHHARLTGGVFDVRRCLVEGTVS; encoded by the coding sequence CTGAATCAGTGGGAAACGCTGCCAGACCACAGTCACCGGGTCGGCGAGCAGGCAGCGGCATTTGCCGCGCATCTGGGCTGGGCTGAGGTGTTGCGTCTGGCGGGACGGCTCCATGACATTGGGAAGCTGTCACCGGAGTTCCAGGCCTATATCACCGGCGACCGGACGTCCGGCGGCGACCATTCGTCGGCCGGCGCCCGGATTGCCCTCGATTCTTACGGCCCCAATTTCGGCATGGTGCTCGCCGCCATCATCGCCGCGCACCATGCCCGGCTCACCGGCGGCGTGTTCGATGTGCGGCGCTGCCTGGTCGAAGGCACGGTGTCATGA
- a CDS encoding ATP-binding cassette domain-containing protein produces the protein MTTETSDLFTLQDVTYAVAGRVLLEPLTLNIPARRVVGLIGHNGSGKSTLLKLLARQQPPSGGALRLAGKALAEWGHRPFARKVAYLPQQTPPAQGLLVRELVALGRYPWHGALGRFGATDQEKVAEAIGLTGMEAFADRLVDTLSGGERQRAFIAMLVAQDAECLLLDEPISALDIAHQMEVLSLVHRLAAERGLAVVVVLHDVNMAARFCDEILALRAGQLIARGTPGHIMTADTLEMIYGIAMDVIPRRPGAAPLAFAR, from the coding sequence ATGACGACCGAAACGAGCGACCTGTTCACCCTTCAAGACGTGACCTACGCTGTCGCCGGCCGCGTGCTGCTTGAGCCCCTGACCTTGAATATTCCCGCCCGGCGCGTGGTCGGCCTGATCGGGCACAATGGTTCGGGCAAGTCCACCCTGCTGAAGCTGCTCGCCCGCCAGCAGCCGCCATCGGGCGGCGCCCTGAGGTTGGCGGGGAAGGCGCTCGCCGAATGGGGGCATCGTCCCTTTGCCCGCAAGGTTGCCTATCTGCCGCAGCAGACGCCACCGGCACAGGGACTTCTGGTGCGGGAGCTGGTGGCGCTCGGCCGCTATCCTTGGCACGGGGCGCTCGGCCGGTTCGGGGCCACCGACCAAGAGAAGGTCGCCGAGGCCATTGGGCTCACCGGAATGGAGGCGTTCGCGGACCGGCTTGTCGACACGCTGTCGGGCGGCGAACGCCAGCGCGCCTTCATCGCCATGCTGGTGGCGCAGGACGCCGAATGCCTGCTGCTCGACGAGCCCATCTCGGCCCTCGATATAGCTCACCAGATGGAGGTGCTCTCCCTGGTGCATCGTCTGGCCGCGGAGCGCGGGCTCGCGGTGGTGGTGGTGCTGCACGACGTGAACATGGCGGCGCGCTTCTGTGATGAGATCCTTGCGCTGCGCGCCGGTCAGCTCATCGCGCGCGGCACGCCGGGCCATATCATGACCGCCGATACCCTGGAGATGATCTACGGCATAGCCATGGACGTGATCCCGCGCCGGCCAGGGGCCGCGCCGCTCGCCTTTGCACGCTGA
- a CDS encoding CHAT domain-containing tetratricopeptide repeat protein: MREKISRLEQEAIEHFRVGDRAKTLALLGTAIDLCDASASGRLRAAVLREKFARVVLAGSDREGAEEAARRGLAELPGPEHGLEEASLVRARLLLTLGNALFHRGAYLEAAASYDQAAALFAPRADTRGERARALSNAGLATREAGRVEDAIERLKAALELLDDGTDGALSLTTRRFLANALQDKGDLAAAAEMLGAIEADTRADPVLHAQTLEALASVCERRGDPAAASSAYERALASCAQAPEAERAGLALVLVNAGQHAADLGDLPRARRLLAQARRWGGKPLSLALAVALDAARADLAVAEGLPARAVRILKRCARKVAAEAGTDCPDVLALVVAAEELDREAGRRPGAAARLRQAMERAACAQDHPYRVAAQLLRAELLIADGALEEAEGEVRAAFAVDAARGRAAALSGLFHAAAVLASARRRDRASALFGKMAVAATMPAPVAALAVRQRSAYLARRERPFRQLVATLATHARLPEAEHVHALVQRDRLADFVARDAALVWDAPPVPLRVDEEAMATFYQVEVDALREMEEGRALANASQGPAPTPCADPEPHRRRLAQWFDRVLAEDWVTPASAPHRSDAVSPTPPGIARLRFLDLGDGRMSVSLRTADRTLEAGIGLPSDHLADLVHRFRAAIFDHPGDVAALGRQLYAALIAPVAAGLGEVHTLQLALDPPLLHLPFAALHDGERHLVERWAFSIDTGVPLRAVDASDREAWRIAAFAATRPADGLAALPYAAHEALRVAAMRDGALALDGDFTEAALRRALDAGTEIIHIASHFELVPARPERSRLHLGHGGSLSLAALRRTDLDFSRVELLVLSACATATADLGPHGLESLAGLAQLKGARAVVATLWPVVDAAAAELMVAFYAHAFTDLDRPSLAEALRRAQAAMAMGRAANTANAGPLRRFGVGPGVTAQPAARWAAFMLHGPP, encoded by the coding sequence GTGCGCGAGAAGATCAGCCGGCTCGAACAGGAGGCGATCGAGCATTTCCGTGTCGGTGACCGGGCCAAGACGCTCGCCTTGCTCGGCACGGCGATCGACCTGTGCGATGCTTCGGCATCGGGCCGGCTGCGGGCCGCGGTCCTGCGGGAGAAGTTCGCCCGCGTCGTCCTCGCCGGCAGCGATCGCGAGGGGGCGGAAGAGGCCGCCCGGCGTGGCCTTGCGGAACTGCCGGGACCCGAGCATGGCCTGGAGGAGGCGAGCCTTGTCCGCGCGCGCCTTCTGCTCACCCTCGGCAATGCACTTTTTCATCGCGGGGCCTATCTGGAGGCCGCCGCCAGTTATGACCAAGCCGCCGCCCTCTTCGCGCCACGTGCCGATACCCGCGGCGAGCGGGCGCGGGCGCTGTCCAATGCCGGACTTGCGACGCGCGAGGCCGGACGCGTCGAAGATGCCATCGAGCGGCTCAAGGCAGCGCTGGAGTTGCTGGACGACGGCACCGACGGGGCCCTGAGCCTGACCACCCGGCGCTTTCTCGCCAATGCCTTGCAGGACAAGGGTGACTTGGCGGCGGCAGCGGAAATGCTGGGCGCCATTGAGGCGGACACGCGCGCTGATCCGGTTCTCCATGCCCAGACGCTGGAAGCATTGGCGAGTGTCTGCGAGCGCCGAGGCGATCCGGCGGCAGCCAGCTCAGCCTATGAGAGGGCGCTGGCAAGCTGTGCGCAGGCGCCCGAAGCGGAGCGGGCGGGGCTTGCCCTCGTGCTTGTCAATGCCGGCCAACACGCGGCCGATCTCGGCGACCTTCCCCGTGCGCGGCGGCTTCTGGCGCAGGCGCGCCGCTGGGGCGGCAAACCCCTCAGCCTCGCATTGGCGGTGGCGCTGGATGCGGCACGGGCCGACCTTGCCGTGGCGGAGGGGCTGCCGGCCCGTGCGGTCCGCATCCTTAAGCGATGCGCCCGAAAGGTCGCGGCCGAAGCCGGGACCGATTGCCCCGATGTGCTGGCCCTTGTCGTAGCGGCGGAGGAACTGGATCGGGAGGCGGGCCGGCGCCCCGGTGCTGCCGCGCGCCTGCGCCAGGCCATGGAGCGCGCCGCCTGCGCGCAGGATCACCCTTACCGTGTCGCGGCGCAGCTCTTGCGCGCTGAGCTCCTGATCGCGGACGGCGCCTTGGAGGAAGCCGAAGGCGAGGTGCGGGCCGCCTTCGCGGTGGATGCCGCCCGCGGCCGCGCCGCCGCCCTCTCTGGCCTGTTCCATGCCGCTGCCGTGCTCGCGTCAGCCCGCCGGCGCGACCGGGCATCTGCGCTGTTCGGCAAGATGGCGGTGGCGGCGACGATGCCCGCGCCCGTCGCGGCACTCGCCGTGCGGCAGCGGTCGGCCTATCTCGCCCGGCGCGAACGCCCATTCCGCCAACTCGTCGCGACCCTCGCCACCCACGCTCGGCTGCCCGAGGCCGAGCATGTGCATGCGCTGGTGCAGCGCGACCGGCTCGCGGACTTCGTGGCGCGCGACGCGGCGCTCGTCTGGGACGCGCCACCCGTGCCGCTTCGCGTCGACGAGGAGGCCATGGCCACATTCTATCAGGTGGAGGTGGATGCGCTGCGCGAGATGGAGGAGGGTAGGGCGCTCGCCAATGCCAGCCAGGGGCCGGCACCGACGCCATGTGCCGATCCCGAACCTCATCGCCGACGCCTGGCGCAGTGGTTCGATCGGGTGCTCGCGGAAGACTGGGTGACGCCCGCTTCAGCGCCGCACCGCAGCGATGCTGTCTCGCCCACGCCGCCCGGCATCGCCCGCCTGCGGTTCCTCGACCTTGGCGATGGCCGCATGAGCGTGTCGTTGCGCACCGCCGACCGGACGCTGGAGGCCGGGATCGGCTTGCCCAGCGACCATCTGGCCGACCTCGTCCATCGCTTCCGCGCCGCCATCTTCGATCATCCCGGCGATGTGGCGGCTCTGGGGCGGCAGCTTTATGCCGCCCTCATCGCCCCGGTCGCCGCTGGCCTCGGCGAAGTCCACACCCTCCAACTCGCGCTTGATCCCCCCTTGCTGCACTTGCCGTTCGCGGCGCTGCACGATGGCGAGCGTCATCTCGTGGAACGCTGGGCGTTCTCCATCGACACCGGCGTGCCGCTTCGAGCCGTGGATGCGTCCGACCGCGAAGCCTGGCGCATCGCTGCCTTCGCTGCCACGCGCCCAGCCGATGGCCTCGCCGCGCTTCCCTATGCGGCACATGAGGCGCTGCGGGTGGCGGCGATGCGTGATGGCGCGCTCGCCCTCGACGGTGACTTCACCGAGGCCGCATTGCGCCGCGCGCTCGATGCGGGCACCGAGATCATTCATATCGCCAGCCATTTCGAGCTGGTGCCGGCACGGCCCGAGCGCTCGCGCCTACATCTTGGCCATGGGGGCAGCCTGTCGCTCGCCGCGCTGCGTCGGACCGACCTTGATTTCAGCCGGGTGGAGCTGCTTGTGCTATCGGCCTGCGCCACCGCCACCGCCGACCTTGGCCCCCACGGACTGGAGAGCCTCGCCGGCCTCGCCCAATTGAAAGGCGCGCGGGCGGTCGTCGCTACCTTGTGGCCAGTGGTGGACGCGGCGGCGGCGGAACTGATGGTGGCCTTCTATGCCCACGCCTTTACGGACCTTGACCGTCCGAGCCTGGCCGAAGCGCTGCGCCGCGCCCAGGCAGCCATGGCCATGGGCCGCGCGGCGAACACGGCCAACGCCGGCCCGCTCCGGCGGTTCGGCGTCGGTCCGGGCGTAACGGCCCAGCCGGCGGCGCGCTGGGCCGCCTTCATGCTGCATGGGCCGCCGTGA
- a CDS encoding cyclic peptide export ABC transporter translates to MSTDPPLSARAVLLHAGQLLAPLWRLLVLATMAGLCGGLATPWLLSTVNRALHAPSGEGAAFIAAFSALCVLSLGGSALAGALNSMLGQKLIAALRKDISARILRAPIAKLEDYRSHRLMAVLTTDVDTVSAFTFNMSGYAIALAVTLGSIGYLAALSPAACVMAMIFLGLGAAAKRFAQRRWIKDYEAVRHAQDDLHRQYRAIIDGAKELKLHQPRRALVFGARLGGAADLICTHKSRAMTLYWVADAVGTGGVFVLIGLLIAAHGVLAMDNIALSGAVIVLLYVRGPMELLGSALPMFDQARIALGRIAQLSLSLADSEPGLTLARPAAKPPATFTSISLVAMTYRFPPTQGGTPFALGPLDLRLERGELVFIVGANGSGKTTLVKLLLGLYAPSSGAVLRDGVAVTAERRDDYRQLFSPIFSDYFLFDDVACDLQEGAARALLERFGLAGKVSLEGSRFSTTDLSTGQRKRLALVEALLERRPILITDEWAADQDPDFRRLFYEDLLPELKREGRTLIVVSHDDRYFHLADRIVRMAGGRIVEDTRAVRPGMGLENAP, encoded by the coding sequence ATGAGCACGGACCCGCCGCTCTCGGCTCGTGCCGTTCTCCTGCATGCCGGCCAGCTTCTGGCGCCGCTCTGGCGGCTGCTCGTCCTTGCCACCATGGCCGGCCTCTGCGGCGGCCTCGCCACGCCTTGGCTGCTCTCCACGGTCAATCGCGCCCTGCATGCCCCTTCGGGCGAGGGGGCCGCCTTCATCGCAGCGTTCAGCGCCTTGTGCGTGCTGAGCCTGGGTGGGAGCGCCCTTGCGGGGGCACTCAACAGCATGCTGGGGCAGAAGCTCATCGCGGCGTTGCGCAAGGACATTTCCGCCCGGATCCTGAGGGCGCCCATCGCCAAGCTGGAAGACTATCGCAGCCACCGGCTCATGGCCGTCCTGACCACAGATGTGGATACCGTCTCGGCCTTCACCTTCAACATGTCGGGCTATGCCATCGCGCTGGCGGTGACATTGGGCAGCATCGGCTATCTGGCAGCCCTGTCCCCCGCCGCATGCGTGATGGCGATGATCTTCTTGGGGTTGGGCGCGGCGGCCAAGCGTTTCGCCCAGCGTCGCTGGATCAAGGATTACGAGGCGGTCCGCCACGCCCAGGACGACCTCCACCGGCAATATCGCGCCATTATCGACGGGGCCAAGGAGCTGAAGCTCCACCAGCCACGCCGGGCCCTGGTGTTCGGCGCGCGGCTGGGCGGTGCGGCGGACCTTATCTGCACGCACAAGAGCCGCGCCATGACCCTCTACTGGGTGGCGGACGCCGTCGGCACAGGGGGCGTCTTTGTCCTCATCGGCCTGCTGATCGCGGCCCATGGCGTGCTGGCCATGGACAATATTGCCCTGAGCGGAGCGGTGATCGTCCTGCTCTATGTGCGCGGCCCCATGGAGCTTCTCGGCTCCGCCCTGCCCATGTTCGACCAGGCGCGTATCGCGCTGGGGCGCATCGCCCAGCTCTCCCTGAGCCTCGCCGACAGCGAGCCGGGGCTCACGCTCGCAAGGCCGGCGGCCAAACCGCCAGCGACCTTCACGAGCATCAGCCTTGTGGCGATGACCTACCGTTTCCCGCCCACGCAAGGCGGCACGCCCTTCGCCCTTGGTCCGCTGGACCTGCGCCTTGAGCGCGGCGAGCTGGTCTTCATCGTCGGCGCCAACGGCTCGGGAAAGACGACGCTGGTCAAGCTGCTGCTTGGTCTCTACGCGCCATCCTCCGGCGCTGTGCTGCGGGACGGCGTGGCAGTAACGGCGGAACGCAGGGACGACTACCGACAATTGTTCAGCCCCATCTTCTCGGACTACTTCCTGTTCGATGACGTCGCCTGCGACCTGCAAGAGGGCGCAGCGCGCGCGCTGCTGGAACGGTTCGGCCTCGCCGGCAAGGTCTCGCTCGAGGGCAGCCGCTTTTCGACGACGGATCTTTCGACGGGCCAGAGGAAGCGCCTTGCCCTGGTGGAGGCGCTTCTTGAGCGCCGGCCGATCCTGATCACCGATGAATGGGCGGCCGACCAGGATCCGGATTTCCGCCGCCTGTTTTACGAAGACCTTCTGCCGGAGCTGAAGCGCGAAGGCCGCACGCTGATCGTGGTCAGCCATGACGACCGCTATTTCCACCTGGCCGACCGCATCGTCCGCATGGCCGGAGGCCGCATCGTCGAGGACACGCGGGCCGTCCGGCCGGGGATGGGATTGGAGAACGCGCCATGA
- a CDS encoding DUF4755 domain-containing protein — MTAFVIVLVLALALLFFLSRKLGDVGRVNMNPWLAGVNDCKYKYAWDGTGIAVDSANGCLHLLARFNGNPVAKTYPLSDVRSWRYEIPELIVERGGGVIGGGLTGASHNLGHGIGQAIANSVRESRVIENTGLYVDVRDIDHPEWFIKFRSRTPHDKATQMELRRWMEILAQHVNG, encoded by the coding sequence ATGACTGCGTTCGTAATCGTCCTGGTGCTCGCCCTTGCGCTCCTGTTCTTCCTCAGCCGGAAGCTCGGCGACGTCGGTCGCGTGAACATGAACCCCTGGCTCGCAGGGGTGAACGACTGCAAATACAAGTACGCCTGGGATGGCACCGGCATCGCGGTGGACTCGGCCAATGGCTGTCTGCATCTGCTTGCGCGCTTCAATGGGAATCCGGTGGCGAAGACCTATCCGCTCAGTGACGTGCGCAGCTGGCGCTACGAGATACCGGAACTCATCGTCGAGCGCGGTGGCGGGGTGATCGGTGGAGGACTCACGGGCGCCTCGCATAATCTGGGTCATGGCATCGGGCAAGCCATCGCCAATTCGGTGCGCGAAAGTCGCGTGATCGAGAATACCGGCCTCTATGTGGATGTGCGCGACATCGACCACCCCGAGTGGTTCATCAAGTTCCGCTCGCGCACGCCCCACGACAAAGCCACCCAGATGGAATTGCGGCGCTGGATGGAAATCCTCGCCCAGCACGTCAACGGATAG